A stretch of the Arthrobacter sp. PAMC 25486 genome encodes the following:
- a CDS encoding LacI family DNA-binding transcriptional regulator, whose amino-acid sequence MPDPQNTRGPAMRDVAAAAGVSAQTVSRVLNDHPNVQDSTRQRVLAVVEKLGYRRSYMARALVTGRSRTIGLLTLATNNYSRSSVALGIERGARDAGYTVNSVASTLSSQALVDAVGRLVFQGVDGIILATPLLEAGEQIRKLTERIPTINTDGSVAWSDHLVGVDQDISAEMATTHLLDLGHKTVWHVAGPAEWSDAASRLNSWRRTLAEHGCEVPPELHGDWSPESGYRNGIILGRMPEVTAILVASDEMAFGVLRALAELGRRVPEDVSVVGIDDIDLAPYSNPPLTTIRQSFEDTGRRAVEHLVAIIANPQLASPPDLVAPTLVVRGSTAAPPAAAG is encoded by the coding sequence ATGCCTGATCCGCAAAACACCCGCGGCCCTGCAATGCGTGATGTCGCGGCAGCTGCAGGTGTTTCGGCACAAACCGTGTCCAGGGTGCTCAATGACCACCCCAATGTGCAGGACAGCACCCGGCAGCGGGTCCTGGCCGTGGTCGAAAAGCTTGGCTACCGCCGCAGTTACATGGCAAGGGCGCTGGTGACCGGACGTTCCAGGACTATTGGGCTGTTGACCCTGGCCACCAACAACTATTCCCGGTCCTCTGTGGCACTGGGTATCGAACGGGGCGCCCGGGACGCCGGTTACACGGTGAACTCTGTGGCGTCAACGCTGAGCTCCCAGGCATTGGTCGATGCTGTCGGCAGGCTGGTGTTCCAAGGCGTGGACGGCATTATCCTGGCCACCCCCTTGCTGGAGGCGGGCGAGCAGATCCGCAAGCTCACCGAACGCATCCCCACCATCAACACCGACGGCTCCGTTGCCTGGAGCGACCATCTGGTGGGCGTGGACCAGGACATTTCCGCCGAGATGGCAACCACGCATCTCCTGGATCTGGGCCACAAGACTGTCTGGCACGTGGCCGGTCCCGCCGAGTGGTCGGATGCTGCAAGCCGGCTCAACAGCTGGCGCCGCACTTTGGCGGAACACGGCTGTGAGGTGCCCCCGGAACTGCATGGCGACTGGAGTCCGGAATCCGGCTACCGCAACGGCATCATTCTTGGCCGCATGCCCGAAGTCACCGCCATCCTGGTGGCCAGCGACGAAATGGCGTTCGGAGTGCTGCGCGCCCTGGCCGAGCTGGGGCGCCGCGTCCCCGAGGACGTCTCGGTGGTGGGCATCGACGACATCGACCTGGCTCCCTACTCAAATCCCCCCTTAACCACCATCCGCCAATCCTTTGAGGACACCGGGCGCCGTGCAGTGGAGCACCTCGTAGCGATAATTGCCAACCCGCAACTGGCCAGCCCGCCGGATCTGGTGGCACCAACGCTCGTGGTCCGAGGCAGCACTGCCGCACCGCCTGCGGCCGCCGGTTAG
- a CDS encoding N-acetylglucosamine kinase: MNNNTQDSRLHPARFVGLDIGGSKTRGIVWTDGAVTSDASVGSTNVQNVSVETARENMAELFARLDVAGATAVLAGAGGVDTDDDAAALAGLISPFMPGAQVQVVHDTRLLLAAAGATAGVAVIAGTGSAAWGMNASGEQARAGGWGYLLGDEGSGYWLARETVRYSLRRMDSGERADALTAALLDYCGLDSPQELIAHFHMGTTRRYWAASSPVVFAAAQNGHSHALALVEQAASDLAEMAAKVAGQLNIDGPIVLGSGMGSNVPALQEAFRTQLARRGITDVQILEQDPIFGIPLIVAQGLPQQD; this comes from the coding sequence GTGAACAATAACACCCAGGACAGCCGGCTCCATCCCGCACGATTTGTGGGCCTCGACATTGGCGGCTCCAAAACCCGCGGCATCGTGTGGACGGACGGTGCCGTCACCTCCGATGCCAGCGTGGGCAGCACGAACGTGCAAAACGTGAGCGTGGAAACTGCCCGGGAGAACATGGCCGAACTGTTTGCCCGGCTCGATGTTGCCGGGGCCACCGCTGTCCTGGCCGGTGCCGGAGGCGTTGACACGGACGACGACGCAGCCGCCTTGGCCGGGCTCATCTCACCTTTTATGCCGGGCGCGCAGGTACAGGTGGTCCATGACACCCGCCTGCTGCTCGCCGCAGCGGGGGCCACCGCCGGGGTGGCGGTCATTGCCGGTACGGGGTCCGCCGCCTGGGGCATGAACGCCTCGGGGGAGCAGGCCCGCGCCGGCGGCTGGGGCTATTTGCTCGGCGACGAGGGCAGCGGCTACTGGCTCGCGCGCGAAACTGTGCGGTACAGCCTGCGGCGGATGGACTCAGGGGAACGTGCCGACGCACTGACAGCGGCCTTGTTGGACTACTGCGGGCTGGACTCGCCACAGGAACTCATTGCTCATTTCCACATGGGCACCACGCGGCGGTACTGGGCGGCGAGCTCGCCAGTGGTTTTTGCCGCGGCCCAGAACGGGCACTCCCACGCACTTGCCTTGGTGGAGCAGGCAGCCAGTGACTTGGCGGAGATGGCGGCCAAGGTGGCCGGCCAGCTGAACATCGACGGGCCCATTGTGCTCGGCAGCGGCATGGGCTCCAATGTGCCGGCCTTGCAGGAAGCGTTCCGGACCCAGTTGGCGCGGCGCGGCATCACTGATGTGCAGATTCTGGAACAGGATCCCATATTTGGTATTCCGCTGATCGTGGCCCAGGGTTTGCCACAGCAGGACTAA
- a CDS encoding nitronate monooxygenase, with amino-acid sequence MFNTPLIAAPMAGGTTTAELALAAQGAGAFAFAAGGYKTAEQLAAHIAPLRATGLDFGVNLFVPRTEPLAPDQSAALARYRAELQGTAAKYGADVPAVVLEQDDARVQDFWAEKLALLLGDPVPVVSFTFGLAPASVVAALARAGTRVVASVTSVAEALAAAESGVDALVVQHADAGGHTAAFLAPSPGTAGAGGGTDGPTLPQLLAAVRAAVALPLIGAGGVAGPEQARAALAAGAEAVAIGTALIRTDESGARPLHKDALANPTYTRTAMTRAFTGKSARALVNTFVQDHTDTAPEAYPEVHFLTAPLRAAASAAQDPQALNLWAGVGWRSAQAGPAAAVVEGFLREL; translated from the coding sequence ATGTTCAACACACCCTTGATAGCCGCGCCCATGGCCGGGGGAACGACGACGGCGGAACTTGCCTTGGCAGCCCAGGGCGCCGGTGCGTTTGCCTTCGCAGCCGGCGGGTACAAGACGGCGGAGCAGCTCGCCGCGCACATCGCACCGCTGCGTGCCACCGGCCTCGATTTTGGGGTGAACTTGTTTGTGCCGCGGACGGAGCCGCTGGCGCCTGACCAGTCTGCCGCCCTGGCCCGCTACCGGGCCGAGCTGCAGGGCACCGCTGCAAAATATGGTGCCGATGTGCCCGCCGTGGTGCTTGAGCAGGATGACGCCCGGGTGCAGGACTTCTGGGCCGAAAAGCTTGCCCTGCTCCTTGGGGACCCCGTCCCGGTTGTCAGTTTCACGTTTGGTTTGGCGCCTGCGTCGGTGGTGGCTGCGCTGGCGAGGGCCGGCACGCGCGTGGTGGCGTCGGTGACAAGCGTTGCTGAGGCGTTGGCTGCTGCCGAAAGCGGCGTTGACGCGCTCGTGGTCCAGCATGCCGACGCCGGCGGCCACACCGCGGCGTTCCTGGCACCGTCGCCGGGGACCGCTGGTGCGGGCGGCGGCACAGACGGACCCACCCTCCCCCAGTTGCTGGCCGCCGTCCGGGCTGCTGTGGCACTGCCGTTGATTGGTGCCGGCGGTGTCGCGGGCCCGGAACAGGCCAGGGCTGCGCTGGCTGCGGGCGCCGAAGCGGTGGCCATCGGCACGGCCTTGATCCGCACGGACGAGAGCGGAGCACGGCCCCTGCACAAGGACGCCCTGGCAAATCCCACCTACACCCGCACCGCCATGACCCGCGCCTTCACCGGAAAATCCGCCCGCGCCCTGGTCAACACCTTTGTGCAGGACCATACGGATACCGCCCCAGAGGCCTATCCCGAGGTCCACTTCCTCACCGCGCCCCTGCGCGCCGCGGCCTCCGCAGCGCAGGATCCGCAGGCACTGAACCTGTGGGCGGGTGTCGGCTGGAGGTCGGCCCAGGCTGGTCCCGCGGCAGCTGTCGTGGAAGGATTCCTGCGCGAACTCTGA
- a CDS encoding Lrp/AsnC family transcriptional regulator: MAASAKNVRRESVPGHVQSEPLDAVDRQIIDTLVADARITNRDLADAVGIAPSTALMRTRALMERGAIEGFEAKLNLASIGRAVQALIAVRLRAHDRDQIDTFTARVPQLPEVLSTFHTSGSVDYLLHIAVRDTDALRDWVLDNLTTDPVVGHTETTLVFKHIPGHTGPLD, translated from the coding sequence ATGGCAGCATCGGCGAAGAATGTTCGGCGGGAATCCGTGCCAGGCCACGTGCAGAGCGAGCCGCTGGACGCCGTCGACCGCCAGATCATCGACACCCTCGTGGCCGACGCCCGAATTACCAACCGGGATCTGGCCGACGCTGTGGGCATCGCCCCCTCGACCGCGCTGATGCGCACCCGCGCCCTCATGGAACGCGGTGCCATTGAAGGTTTTGAGGCGAAGCTGAACCTTGCCTCCATCGGCCGCGCCGTGCAGGCGCTGATCGCGGTGCGGCTGCGCGCGCACGACCGGGACCAGATCGATACCTTCACGGCTCGCGTGCCGCAGCTGCCCGAGGTGCTCTCCACGTTCCACACCTCCGGTTCGGTGGATTATCTGCTGCACATTGCCGTTCGGGACACCGATGCCCTGCGCGATTGGGTGCTGGACAACCTGACCACCGATCCCGTGGTGGGGCACACGGAAACGACGCTCGTGTTCAAGCATATTCCGGGGCACACGGGCCCGTTGGACTAG
- the corA gene encoding magnesium/cobalt transporter CorA, with protein MTIIDNAVYVDGKRFANPDSLDQTYEVMDSCDGMAWIGMFRPDAAEMNSLATEFSLHELAVEDTIKAHQRPKLERYDDVLFTVLRPARYIDETEAVEFGELHVFTGKDFVVTIRHAETPGLTSTRTRLEADPELLALGPEAVLYAILDQVVDDYQPVVNGLENDIDEIEDQLFSGDPHVSRRIYQLSREVIQFQRAIHPLQGMLEQLKAGFEKYQVNVELQRYLRDVEDHIEIVTARADSFRQLLQNALTVDGTLTTNRQNEASAAENEQMKKISSWAAILFAPSFVGSIYGMNFDIMPELHWAFGYPFALALMFLVGLFMYVIFKRKSWL; from the coding sequence GTGACCATCATTGACAACGCCGTGTACGTGGACGGCAAGCGCTTCGCTAATCCCGACAGCCTCGACCAAACGTATGAGGTCATGGATTCCTGCGACGGCATGGCCTGGATTGGCATGTTCCGCCCCGATGCCGCGGAGATGAACTCGCTCGCCACCGAGTTTTCGCTGCATGAACTGGCGGTCGAGGACACCATCAAGGCCCACCAGCGGCCCAAGCTTGAGAGATACGACGACGTCCTCTTCACAGTGCTGCGGCCCGCCAGATACATCGATGAGACCGAGGCCGTTGAGTTTGGCGAACTGCATGTCTTCACCGGCAAGGATTTTGTGGTCACCATCCGCCACGCCGAAACTCCGGGGCTGACGTCTACGCGGACCCGGCTCGAGGCCGATCCCGAGCTGCTGGCCCTGGGTCCCGAGGCCGTCCTATACGCGATCCTGGACCAGGTGGTTGACGACTACCAGCCGGTGGTGAACGGCCTGGAAAATGACATCGACGAGATTGAGGACCAACTATTCTCGGGCGATCCGCACGTCTCGCGGCGCATCTACCAGCTTTCGCGCGAGGTCATCCAGTTCCAGCGGGCCATCCACCCGCTGCAGGGCATGCTCGAACAGCTCAAGGCGGGGTTTGAAAAGTACCAGGTGAACGTCGAACTCCAGCGCTACCTGCGTGATGTTGAAGACCACATTGAGATTGTCACAGCCAGGGCCGATTCCTTCCGCCAGCTGCTGCAAAATGCCCTGACGGTGGACGGCACCCTGACCACCAACCGGCAAAACGAGGCCAGTGCCGCCGAAAATGAGCAGATGAAGAAAATCTCCTCCTGGGCAGCCATCTTGTTCGCACCGTCCTTTGTGGGGTCCATCTACGGCATGAACTTTGACATCATGCCCGAGCTGCACTGGGCGTTCGGCTACCCCTTTGCGCTGGCCCTGATGTTCCTGGTCGGTCTGTTCATGTACGTGATCTTCAAGCGCAAATCCTGGCTTTAA
- a CDS encoding ATP-binding protein, protein MSPWTIRDFHSQDLEGILTLWQALRENGVEPVYDLSEVLASCEKDHAVVAVHGEQIVGAAVGRAAHDQGWIVFLATLPSFRGRGIGTLLLAAVENRMAAHGLNKLSALMPETETRVEAFTNRGFVVKKNLRYFERRIPVQRAELGALEDLGGRILPRDLWDRVAGMVDEKELLERRLVLPLAESELAEEFGVVPPRAVVLFGPPGTGKTTFAKAIASRLEWPFVEVFPSRLAGEPGGLAGALRQTFLEIAELEHAVVFIDEVEEIASQRSGEPPSPMQGVTNELLKIIPAFRDQPGRLLVCATNFIRSLDSAFLRHGRFDYVIPIGLPDAQARTAMWSRFIPAHVLEQVAVAELVSASAGFSPADIEFAARSASQKALEKAMFDGGSPTEASAAAADGTDVRAPQARGPVTADYLETIAETKATVSQEVAADFLEDIAALART, encoded by the coding sequence ATGAGCCCATGGACCATCCGGGATTTCCATTCGCAAGACCTTGAAGGCATCCTGACTCTGTGGCAGGCGCTGCGGGAAAACGGCGTGGAACCTGTCTATGATCTGTCCGAGGTGCTGGCCTCCTGCGAAAAGGACCACGCCGTTGTTGCCGTCCACGGCGAACAGATCGTTGGTGCTGCTGTTGGCCGGGCCGCCCACGATCAGGGCTGGATCGTTTTCCTGGCCACACTCCCCAGCTTCCGCGGACGGGGGATCGGCACACTCCTGCTGGCCGCCGTCGAAAACCGGATGGCAGCCCACGGCCTGAACAAGCTCTCCGCACTGATGCCCGAGACCGAAACCCGGGTGGAGGCGTTCACCAACAGGGGCTTCGTGGTGAAGAAGAACCTGCGCTACTTTGAACGCCGCATCCCCGTGCAGCGGGCCGAGCTTGGGGCGCTGGAGGACTTGGGCGGGCGCATTCTGCCCCGCGACCTGTGGGACCGCGTTGCCGGCATGGTGGATGAAAAGGAATTGCTGGAGCGCAGGCTCGTCCTGCCCCTGGCCGAGTCGGAGCTGGCGGAGGAATTCGGTGTGGTGCCGCCGCGCGCCGTCGTTCTTTTTGGTCCTCCCGGCACCGGCAAGACCACCTTCGCCAAGGCCATTGCGTCACGGCTGGAGTGGCCCTTTGTTGAGGTCTTTCCGTCGCGGCTGGCCGGTGAGCCGGGTGGATTGGCCGGTGCGCTGCGCCAAACGTTCCTGGAAATCGCCGAGCTGGAGCATGCCGTTGTCTTTATCGATGAGGTGGAGGAAATTGCCTCGCAGCGTTCTGGCGAGCCGCCGTCACCCATGCAGGGCGTCACGAATGAGCTGTTGAAAATCATTCCGGCGTTCCGCGATCAGCCCGGCCGGCTGCTGGTGTGCGCCACGAACTTCATCCGCTCGCTGGACTCGGCGTTCCTGCGCCACGGCCGTTTCGATTACGTCATCCCCATCGGTCTGCCGGACGCCCAGGCGCGCACGGCCATGTGGAGCCGCTTCATTCCCGCCCACGTCTTGGAGCAGGTGGCGGTGGCCGAGTTGGTGTCAGCCAGTGCCGGCTTCTCACCGGCGGACATTGAATTTGCTGCCCGCAGCGCCTCCCAGAAGGCCTTGGAAAAGGCCATGTTCGACGGCGGATCCCCCACCGAGGCTTCTGCCGCCGCTGCGGACGGTACGGATGTGCGGGCTCCGCAGGCGCGCGGCCCGGTGACCGCCGACTATCTGGAGACCATCGCCGAAACGAAGGCGACGGTGAGTCAGGAGGTGGCCGCCGATTTCCTGGAGGACATCGCCGCCCTCGCCAGGACATAA
- a CDS encoding malonic semialdehyde reductase produces the protein MSIDIATETDLHKELILDSDATAALFLEARTANSWADEEISDETLQAVYALTKMGPTAMNIQPLRITWVRSEEARGRLVEHMNDGNKAKTLTAPMVALLSYTNEWHELLPTTAPHMSGMVPMFEANADTRNTMAVNNAHLQAGYFIVAARAAGLAAGPMTGFDAPAMDAEFNAGTPYSSFMVVNLGKPNGIADRERLHRLEFELATVTL, from the coding sequence ATGAGCATCGACATCGCCACCGAGACCGACCTCCACAAGGAACTCATCCTGGACAGCGACGCCACCGCGGCATTGTTCCTGGAGGCCCGCACGGCCAACAGCTGGGCCGATGAGGAAATCTCGGATGAGACGCTGCAGGCTGTTTATGCGCTGACCAAAATGGGCCCCACCGCCATGAACATCCAACCGCTGCGCATCACCTGGGTCCGTTCGGAAGAGGCTCGCGGGCGCCTGGTTGAGCACATGAACGACGGTAACAAGGCCAAGACGCTGACGGCTCCCATGGTCGCCCTCCTGAGCTACACCAACGAGTGGCATGAACTGCTCCCCACCACGGCCCCGCACATGAGCGGCATGGTGCCCATGTTTGAGGCGAACGCTGACACGCGCAACACCATGGCCGTCAACAACGCCCACCTGCAGGCCGGCTACTTCATCGTTGCCGCCCGCGCAGCGGGCCTGGCTGCCGGTCCGATGACGGGCTTTGATGCGCCAGCCATGGATGCCGAGTTCAACGCCGGCACGCCCTACTCCTCATTCATGGTGGTCAACTTGGGCAAGCCCAACGGCATTGCCGACCGCGAGCGCCTGCACCGCCTCGAATTTGAGCTGGCCACGGTCACTTTGTAG
- a CDS encoding lipase family protein has protein sequence MPQGTKQAEPAAEPVMGRSLGDRARALPALLARAPWWLVLAVGAVCVWLGFSLATKPLSSLGALTFYVGASFIIAGIADLIDDEKAGSGRLRMVLGGGWIAAGVVVILWVGGAIAVLPIFIAVSLIVSGMLRGIGGIKGAGRPADERISVLVLALADLIFGVVALSWPDVTLLLVAVLFGIRTLLFGLGRIWNALAEAFTGARKGPAQDKPGMARRWFRVIGAVLSLALAVAAAGIGGQLRAGAPDVAAFYDTPALVPAEPGVLLKSEPFTTLVPAGAKAWRIMYTTTLDEGQPTVATAVVLTSLKPANGPRPVITWAHGTTGFARACAPSNLSDPFWSGALPALDEIVTNGWVLVTTDYAGLGTEGTQPYLIGQGEARSVLDSVRAAKALDLEQDELEMAAETVVWGHSQGGQAALWTGGLAPSYAPDVKISGVVAMAPAGDAIGLVGNMPNMAGGSLFASYVAAAYADTYPDVSFNDYITPAARTFVRQMSTRCLSEPGVLVSLISAIAIDKDKTIFAKDPTSGPLGERLRENTPVLPIPHPLFIAQGDADPLVIPSVQDAYVAARCEAGQELNYKKYAGKDHMSVVSPGSPLLADLLDWTQDRIDGKPFSGDCADLP, from the coding sequence ATGCCGCAGGGCACAAAACAGGCAGAACCAGCCGCTGAACCAGTCATGGGACGGAGTTTGGGGGACAGGGCCAGGGCGTTGCCGGCCTTGTTGGCGAGGGCACCGTGGTGGCTCGTGCTGGCCGTTGGTGCGGTGTGTGTCTGGCTCGGTTTCAGCCTTGCCACCAAGCCGCTCTCATCCTTGGGCGCCCTGACGTTCTACGTGGGCGCCAGCTTCATCATCGCAGGCATCGCAGACCTGATTGATGATGAAAAGGCCGGATCCGGGCGCCTGCGCATGGTCTTGGGCGGCGGCTGGATTGCTGCCGGCGTCGTAGTCATTCTTTGGGTGGGCGGCGCCATTGCGGTATTGCCCATTTTCATTGCCGTGTCCCTCATAGTCTCAGGCATGCTCAGGGGGATTGGTGGAATCAAGGGTGCCGGCCGGCCCGCGGATGAACGCATCTCGGTCCTGGTTTTGGCGCTCGCAGACCTGATCTTTGGTGTGGTGGCATTGTCGTGGCCGGATGTGACGCTGCTGCTCGTGGCAGTGCTGTTCGGCATCCGCACGCTGCTGTTTGGCCTGGGCCGGATCTGGAATGCGCTGGCAGAAGCTTTCACGGGAGCCCGCAAGGGCCCGGCGCAGGACAAGCCAGGCATGGCGCGGCGATGGTTCCGCGTCATCGGTGCCGTGCTCTCACTGGCGCTGGCTGTTGCCGCGGCAGGCATCGGTGGGCAATTACGTGCTGGTGCCCCGGACGTTGCAGCGTTTTACGACACTCCGGCCTTAGTTCCGGCCGAACCCGGCGTCTTGCTCAAGAGTGAACCATTCACCACACTGGTCCCGGCAGGTGCAAAGGCGTGGCGGATCATGTACACCACCACCCTTGACGAGGGGCAGCCAACGGTGGCAACCGCCGTCGTGCTTACCTCGTTGAAACCCGCCAACGGACCGCGGCCGGTCATTACCTGGGCGCATGGCACCACTGGATTTGCGCGGGCCTGTGCACCATCGAACCTGTCGGATCCGTTCTGGTCGGGGGCGTTGCCGGCTTTGGATGAGATCGTGACCAACGGCTGGGTGCTCGTGACGACCGACTATGCGGGCTTGGGCACCGAGGGCACGCAGCCGTACCTGATCGGGCAGGGCGAGGCGCGCTCGGTGCTGGATTCGGTGCGGGCAGCAAAGGCTCTGGATCTCGAACAGGACGAGCTGGAGATGGCCGCGGAAACCGTGGTGTGGGGCCACTCCCAGGGCGGCCAGGCTGCACTGTGGACCGGCGGGTTGGCGCCTAGCTACGCTCCGGACGTGAAAATCAGCGGAGTTGTGGCGATGGCACCGGCCGGCGACGCCATCGGGCTGGTGGGGAACATGCCGAACATGGCTGGTGGCAGTCTTTTTGCCTCCTATGTTGCCGCAGCCTACGCCGACACGTACCCGGATGTTTCCTTCAACGACTACATCACGCCGGCGGCCAGGACGTTTGTGCGCCAGATGTCCACACGCTGCCTGTCGGAGCCGGGGGTGTTGGTCTCCCTCATCAGCGCCATCGCGATCGACAAGGACAAAACGATCTTCGCCAAGGACCCCACAAGCGGCCCCCTGGGGGAGCGGCTCCGGGAAAACACGCCCGTGCTGCCCATCCCGCACCCGCTGTTCATTGCCCAAGGCGACGCCGACCCGCTGGTCATTCCGTCGGTGCAGGACGCCTACGTTGCTGCCCGCTGCGAAGCCGGACAAGAGCTGAACTACAAGAAGTACGCGGGCAAGGACCACATGAGTGTCGTATCGCCCGGATCGCCGCTGCTCGCGGATCTGCTGGACTGGACCCAGGACCGCATCGACGGCAAGCCGTTCTCCGGCGACTGCGCGGACCTGCCTTAG
- a CDS encoding malate dehydrogenase, whose product MRAHAPVTVTVTGAAGQIGYALLFRIASGAMLGPDVPVRLNLLEIPQATQAAEGTVLELMDCAFPLVTGLEVFDDPVKAFDGVNVAMLVGARPRGPGMERSELLSANGGIFSVQGHALNAGAAPDVRVVVVGNPANTNALIASSHAPDIPASRFTAMTRLDHDRAVAQLAAKTGASVAGIRKLAIWGNHSATQYPDLSHATVNGTAATSLVEQSWIADEFIPRVAKRGAEIISVRGGSSAASAANAAIEHVRLWVNGTAEGDWTSMAVPSDGSYGVPEGLVSSFPVTTRDGDYSIVQGLEISDFSRARIDASVAELLSERDAVTELGLL is encoded by the coding sequence ATGAGAGCACATGCCCCCGTCACCGTCACAGTCACCGGCGCAGCAGGCCAGATCGGTTATGCGCTGCTGTTCCGAATCGCCTCTGGAGCCATGCTTGGACCCGATGTTCCGGTCAGGCTGAACCTGCTGGAAATTCCCCAGGCCACCCAGGCCGCCGAAGGCACTGTCCTTGAGCTTATGGACTGCGCCTTCCCTCTCGTAACCGGGCTGGAGGTCTTCGACGACCCCGTCAAGGCGTTCGACGGCGTAAATGTCGCCATGCTGGTTGGCGCCCGTCCTCGCGGGCCGGGCATGGAACGGTCCGAGCTGCTCAGTGCCAACGGCGGCATCTTCTCCGTGCAGGGCCACGCCCTGAATGCCGGCGCAGCACCGGACGTCAGGGTGGTTGTGGTGGGCAACCCCGCCAACACCAACGCCTTGATCGCCTCCTCCCACGCCCCCGACATTCCCGCATCACGCTTCACCGCCATGACCCGGCTGGACCATGACCGGGCCGTGGCCCAACTGGCGGCCAAGACCGGTGCCAGTGTTGCCGGCATCCGCAAGCTGGCGATCTGGGGCAACCACTCGGCAACCCAGTATCCGGACCTCAGCCATGCAACTGTTAACGGCACCGCGGCAACGTCTTTGGTGGAGCAATCCTGGATAGCCGATGAGTTCATCCCGCGGGTGGCCAAGCGCGGTGCCGAGATCATTTCCGTGCGCGGCGGTTCCTCGGCAGCGTCAGCCGCGAATGCCGCCATCGAACATGTGCGGCTCTGGGTCAACGGCACAGCGGAGGGTGATTGGACCAGCATGGCTGTGCCGTCGGACGGCTCTTATGGTGTGCCCGAGGGTCTCGTCAGCTCCTTCCCCGTCACCACCCGCGATGGAGACTACAGCATTGTGCAGGGCCTGGAAATCAGCGATTTCTCGCGTGCCCGGATCGACGCCTCGGTGGCCGAGCTGCTCTCTGAACGTGACGCTGTCACGGAATTGGGCCTCCTCTAA
- a CDS encoding LamB/YcsF family protein, translating to MTAIDLNADVGESFGPWRLGDDAAIFMQVSSASIACGFHAGDPRTMRKSCAAAAAAGVAIGAHPSYRDLAGFGRRFLDVDPEELRDEVLYQVGALQAMARAEGTSVRYVKPHGALYNALVHHTAQAEAVVSAMLELGPALPLLVSPGSEAGRLAAAAGITVVAEAFADRAYNPDGTLVPRTQPGAVLHDVDAVVTQGLRIAVDREVIATDGTRVPLDVQSLCLHGDTPGAVAMASAVRAALDSAGVAIRSFA from the coding sequence CTGACGGCGATCGACCTGAATGCGGATGTGGGGGAATCGTTCGGCCCGTGGCGGCTGGGCGATGACGCGGCGATCTTCATGCAGGTGTCCAGCGCCAGCATTGCCTGCGGTTTCCATGCCGGGGACCCGCGGACGATGCGGAAAAGCTGTGCCGCCGCCGCAGCTGCCGGTGTGGCGATCGGGGCGCATCCCAGTTACCGCGACCTGGCCGGATTTGGCAGGCGGTTCCTGGACGTTGATCCGGAGGAACTGCGGGACGAGGTGCTGTACCAGGTGGGCGCCCTGCAGGCCATGGCCCGTGCCGAGGGTACGTCCGTGCGCTATGTGAAACCGCATGGTGCCTTGTACAACGCGCTCGTCCACCACACGGCACAGGCTGAAGCTGTGGTGTCGGCCATGCTGGAACTTGGTCCTGCCCTGCCACTGCTGGTCTCCCCGGGGTCCGAGGCCGGACGGTTGGCCGCGGCTGCCGGGATCACGGTGGTAGCCGAGGCGTTTGCGGACCGCGCCTACAACCCCGACGGCACGCTGGTGCCCCGCACCCAGCCCGGCGCCGTGCTCCATGATGTGGATGCCGTCGTCACACAGGGCTTGCGCATCGCCGTGGACAGGGAAGTCATTGCCACCGACGGCACCCGCGTTCCCCTCGATGTGCAGAGCCTGTGCCTGCACGGCGACACCCCCGGAGCCGTCGCCATGGCCTCCGCTGTCCGCGCCGCGCTTGATTCCGCCGGCGTGGCCATCCGCAGTTTCGCCTAG